A genomic stretch from Candidatus Rokuibacteriota bacterium includes:
- a CDS encoding DUF2877 domain-containing protein produces MPATPPRSAVLDPLRVMRLGSASLERLSREPEKTGRVHSVFERAVNVLWRDGRLLTLHGPGPLAAPFAVALDRLPPRGTVAPGMPIGSWNFDWRDAERVALEMPDGPLGFAADALPERAGAQALRSPAGARARQALARGIAAGDARAYADAACALIGFGEGLTPAGDDCVLGALAAVHRLAPGWLAAHAGQRDRLAEAARTRTTDLARDFLLEALDGRFAEPVLALLTARSDDLAGNAARRLLAMGATSGADTLCGIRLGCRALEARVARR; encoded by the coding sequence ATGCCTGCCACGCCTCCGCGGTCCGCCGTCCTCGATCCCCTGCGCGTGATGCGGCTGGGAAGCGCCTCGCTGGAGCGGCTCTCGCGCGAGCCCGAGAAGACGGGCCGCGTCCACTCAGTCTTCGAGCGCGCGGTCAACGTCCTCTGGCGTGACGGCCGCCTGCTGACGCTCCACGGCCCGGGACCGCTCGCGGCGCCGTTCGCCGTCGCGCTCGATCGGCTGCCCCCGCGCGGAACCGTGGCGCCCGGGATGCCGATCGGGAGCTGGAACTTCGATTGGCGGGACGCCGAGCGCGTGGCGCTCGAGATGCCGGACGGCCCGCTCGGCTTCGCCGCGGATGCCCTACCCGAGCGGGCGGGCGCGCAGGCTCTGCGCTCCCCGGCCGGCGCGCGGGCGCGGCAGGCGCTCGCCCGCGGCATCGCGGCGGGCGACGCCCGCGCATACGCCGACGCCGCCTGCGCGCTCATCGGGTTCGGCGAGGGTCTCACGCCCGCGGGAGACGACTGCGTGCTCGGCGCGCTAGCCGCGGTTCACCGCCTGGCGCCCGGCTGGCTCGCGGCGCACGCGGGACAGCGCGACCGGCTCGCCGAGGCGGCCCGGACCCGGACTACCGACTTGGCGCGGGACTTTCTCCTTGAGGCCCTCGACGGGCGATTCGCCGAGCCCGTCCTCGCCCTCCTGACCGCCCGCTCCGACGATCTCGCCGGGAACGCGGCCAGACGGCTCCTCGCGATGGGGGCGACCTCCGGCGCCGACACCCTCTGCGGCATCCGCCTCGGGTGCCGCGCGCTCGAGGCCC